A window from Corynebacterium singulare encodes these proteins:
- a CDS encoding ATP-binding protein, which produces MSVQRNFHEEPQLLLSVPEDQWFDRKSFRIKPKDLAKTIVGMANAEGGVVAVGITDRGFDGRPTAGQGNDLRQTALDHTDPTVRVRIETLDIDGDIEVYLFHVLPSERVHYLKSGECYLRVGDESRHLKADDILELRYTKGEQQYDATVLAQARPEDLDMSLVEEYADTIGSASGVDSLRARNLIDRQGRPRAAALLLFGKNPQEFFPNAHIRVLRFAENERLPGRQQQLMEDCRFDGPVPEQIRAAQEVIGRMLPTVRRLSGAGLFEEENLIPHDVWLEGLVNAVVHRSYSMSGDHIRFEVYPNRIEISSPGRFPGLVDPAKPESIARFARNPLIARVTAELRIGQELGEGIRRMFAGMRRVGFADPSYVQTSGSVVLTLKAIQRLNEHVLKDLPRHAEGALAALETSARPMSTGEVAEALGVSIPSVRRALQVMRDKGFVKWRGNGPRDPRAVWFVEGPFG; this is translated from the coding sequence GTGAGCGTACAGCGAAACTTTCACGAAGAGCCGCAGCTGCTCTTGAGCGTGCCCGAAGATCAGTGGTTCGATCGTAAATCGTTCCGAATCAAACCCAAGGATTTGGCTAAGACAATCGTCGGAATGGCAAATGCCGAGGGGGGTGTTGTTGCCGTGGGGATTACGGATCGTGGGTTTGATGGCCGTCCCACAGCAGGGCAGGGCAACGATCTGCGGCAGACCGCGTTGGATCACACGGATCCGACCGTTAGAGTTCGCATCGAAACGCTTGACATTGACGGGGATATCGAGGTGTACCTCTTTCATGTCCTACCCAGCGAGCGGGTCCACTATTTAAAGTCAGGGGAGTGTTACCTGCGGGTCGGTGACGAGTCTAGGCATCTCAAGGCCGATGACATCCTTGAGCTTCGCTATACCAAGGGCGAGCAGCAGTACGACGCTACTGTGCTGGCGCAGGCTCGTCCGGAGGACCTCGATATGTCCTTAGTCGAAGAATATGCTGACACTATTGGTTCGGCCTCCGGTGTGGATTCACTCCGAGCGCGAAATCTGATTGACCGTCAGGGGAGGCCGCGGGCCGCTGCGCTCTTGCTGTTTGGAAAGAATCCGCAGGAGTTTTTCCCGAATGCTCACATCCGGGTACTTCGCTTCGCGGAGAACGAGCGCCTGCCAGGCCGGCAACAACAGTTGATGGAAGATTGTCGCTTTGATGGTCCTGTGCCGGAGCAGATTCGTGCAGCACAAGAGGTAATCGGCAGGATGCTACCGACAGTTCGTAGACTGTCTGGGGCGGGGTTATTTGAGGAGGAAAACCTCATTCCACATGATGTGTGGTTAGAAGGACTAGTTAACGCAGTTGTGCACCGTTCATACAGCATGTCTGGTGACCATATTCGATTCGAGGTGTACCCCAATCGGATTGAGATTTCTAGCCCCGGACGGTTTCCAGGTCTTGTTGATCCTGCTAAGCCTGAATCGATAGCACGTTTCGCGCGCAATCCCCTCATTGCACGCGTTACTGCTGAGCTTCGCATCGGCCAAGAACTGGGAGAGGGGATCCGCCGCATGTTCGCTGGTATGCGTCGTGTCGGATTTGCCGATCCCTCTTATGTGCAGACGAGCGGCAGCGTTGTTCTGACATTGAAGGCAATTCAACGATTGAACGAGCACGTTCTGAAGGACTTGCCCCGACATGCCGAAGGAGCGTTGGCGGCGTTGGAAACGAGCGCACGTCCAATGTCCACGGGGGAAGTGGCGGAAGCTCTTGGTGTGTCAATTCCGTCAGTGCGTCGTGCATTGCAAGTCATGCGTGACAAGGGGTTTGTGAAATGGAGGGGTAATGGCCCGCGTGATCCACGAGCAGTGTGGTTTGTTGAGGGGCCTTTTGGATGA
- a CDS encoding glutamate-5-semialdehyde dehydrogenase — MSTTEREEVLSQARAAKAVAPQFAQLPTPRKNEILNRAAENLIAHTEDILAANQRDIEAGRANGMSESLIDRLSLDAARIEGIAGGLRQVASLQDPVGEILQGRTMDNGIQMKQVRVPLGVMGMVYEARPNVTVDAFGLALKSGNVPLLRGSKSAKNSNAKLVELLQDTLMEFDLPREGVQLLPCETHDSVQDLITARGLVDLVIPRGGARLINAVVENATVPAIETGTGNCHFYVDASADLDKAIDMVINGKTRRTSVCNATEGVLIDAALGDASKLRIITSLQEAGVTIHGDVQELEGFGVKDAVEATDDEWREEFLSMDICAKVVEGVDGAIAHIAEYTTGHTEAIAAQDADVLMTFANEVDAAAVMLNASTAFTDGEVYGMGAEIGISTQKLHARGPMALPELTSTKWILQGTGQTRP, encoded by the coding sequence ATGAGCACTACCGAACGTGAAGAAGTTTTGTCCCAAGCCCGCGCCGCCAAGGCGGTAGCACCCCAGTTCGCGCAGCTGCCTACCCCGCGCAAGAATGAGATCCTCAACCGTGCGGCGGAGAATCTCATCGCGCACACTGAGGACATCCTCGCCGCCAACCAGCGCGATATTGAGGCCGGCCGTGCTAACGGCATGTCTGAGTCCCTCATCGATCGCCTTTCGCTTGACGCCGCCCGCATCGAGGGCATTGCCGGGGGCCTACGCCAGGTAGCCTCCCTGCAGGACCCGGTAGGGGAGATCCTGCAGGGCCGCACCATGGATAACGGCATCCAGATGAAGCAGGTGCGCGTGCCGCTCGGTGTCATGGGCATGGTCTACGAGGCCCGCCCGAACGTCACCGTCGATGCTTTCGGCCTAGCGCTGAAGTCTGGCAATGTGCCGCTGCTGCGCGGCTCGAAGTCCGCGAAGAATTCCAACGCCAAGCTCGTGGAGCTGCTCCAGGACACCTTGATGGAGTTTGATTTGCCGCGCGAAGGCGTGCAGCTGCTGCCGTGCGAGACCCATGATTCCGTTCAGGACCTCATCACCGCCCGTGGGCTTGTGGACTTGGTCATCCCGCGTGGCGGCGCCCGTCTCATCAACGCGGTGGTGGAAAACGCCACCGTTCCTGCTATCGAGACCGGAACCGGTAACTGCCACTTCTACGTCGATGCTTCCGCGGACCTGGACAAAGCGATCGACATGGTCATCAACGGCAAGACCCGGCGTACCTCCGTGTGCAATGCTACGGAGGGCGTGCTGATCGACGCCGCGCTGGGCGACGCCTCCAAGCTCCGCATCATCACCTCCCTCCAGGAGGCCGGCGTCACCATTCACGGTGATGTGCAGGAACTCGAGGGCTTCGGTGTCAAGGACGCCGTGGAGGCTACTGATGACGAGTGGCGCGAGGAATTCCTTTCCATGGACATCTGCGCCAAGGTTGTTGAGGGCGTTGATGGGGCTATTGCACACATCGCCGAGTACACCACCGGCCACACCGAGGCCATTGCCGCCCAGGACGCCGATGTACTCATGACCTTTGCCAACGAGGTCGACGCTGCTGCTGTCATGCTCAACGCTTCCACCGCTTTTACTGATGGTGAGGTCTACGGCATGGGCGCCGAAATCGGCATCTCCACCCAGAAGCTACATGCGCGCGGCCCGATGGCGTTGCCGGAGCTGACTTCCACCAAGTGGATCCTTCAGGGCACCGGCCAGACCCGCCCCTAA
- a CDS encoding D-isomer specific 2-hydroxyacid dehydrogenase family protein encodes MKYAIEPKPWEETIAVLDAAGFERAALADASFLIYTGDGTDFPDPLPENIGFVQIPSAGVDHVLDAMKGSSVPWSNAAGVYDNTVAESTIALLLAQLHAHRRVNGTFDSYAEMEAHTSYLYDDKTVAIIGAGGIGKRLITMLSGFGPRIIAVNRSGNPVEGADETYPIAEVDKVWPNADYFVLIAPLTPETRHMVDREAFKQMPAHAVVVNVGRGPLINTEDLVAALDSGEIAGAALDVTDPEPLPEDHPLWQDKRVVITPHIANTQRSVREKIGAHTIKVATAFAAGKQLPTLVDPHAGY; translated from the coding sequence ATGAAATATGCCATTGAGCCCAAGCCCTGGGAGGAGACCATCGCGGTGCTCGACGCCGCAGGGTTTGAGCGCGCCGCGCTTGCCGACGCCTCCTTCCTCATTTACACCGGTGACGGCACCGACTTCCCTGACCCCCTCCCGGAGAACATCGGCTTTGTCCAAATCCCTTCGGCAGGTGTGGACCACGTCCTCGATGCCATGAAAGGCAGCAGTGTGCCGTGGTCGAACGCGGCCGGCGTCTACGACAACACGGTGGCCGAATCCACCATCGCGTTGTTGCTTGCGCAGCTGCATGCGCACCGCCGTGTTAACGGCACGTTTGATTCCTATGCCGAGATGGAGGCCCACACCTCTTACCTTTATGACGACAAGACGGTGGCCATTATCGGTGCCGGTGGGATTGGCAAGCGGCTCATCACCATGCTGTCTGGTTTTGGCCCGCGTATCATCGCGGTCAATCGCTCCGGCAACCCGGTCGAGGGAGCAGATGAAACATATCCCATCGCCGAGGTGGACAAGGTCTGGCCGAATGCGGACTACTTCGTCCTCATTGCGCCGCTGACCCCGGAAACCCGCCACATGGTGGATAGGGAAGCCTTCAAGCAGATGCCAGCACATGCCGTGGTGGTCAACGTCGGCCGTGGCCCGCTCATCAATACCGAGGACCTCGTTGCTGCTTTGGACTCCGGGGAGATTGCTGGTGCTGCGCTCGACGTCACCGACCCTGAGCCGCTCCCGGAGGATCACCCGCTGTGGCAGGACAAGCGCGTGGTCATCACCCCGCACATTGCTAATACGCAGCGATCAGTGCGCGAAAAGATCGGAGCGCACACTATTAAGGTGGCTACGGCTTTTGCGGCGGGGAAGCAGCTGCCCACCCTCGTGGATCCGCACGCCGGATATTAG
- a CDS encoding D-isomer specific 2-hydroxyacid dehydrogenase family protein, whose translation MRYYMGPDVWESTVRDIDAAGHERVESLAEAEVFINTSSSPEDVPELPSSIQWVQYCFTGVNHLIDAGIIRDGGVPWCNSAGAFAKPVAESALGLLLSQAHHHKAFALAKSWSVSKELDESQAWLYDQQGPKHVLIVGAGGIGKQLIAYLKPFGVRITAVNRSGRVVDGADATIPIERVDEVWSEADFVINILPTTTATEHFFDAAVFRAMKDSALFINVGRGSTVVTDDLVNALREGHIAGAGLEVVDPEPLPDGHPLYDLPNATMTPHMGASFQVAEHHMGAIFNANAAAWERGDPMPTRVDPRAGY comes from the coding sequence ATGCGTTATTACATGGGGCCGGACGTGTGGGAGTCCACAGTTCGGGACATTGACGCTGCCGGACATGAGCGTGTGGAGAGCCTTGCTGAGGCCGAGGTCTTCATCAACACCTCGTCCTCGCCGGAGGATGTGCCTGAGCTTCCCAGCTCCATTCAGTGGGTGCAGTATTGCTTCACGGGGGTTAACCACCTCATCGATGCCGGCATCATCCGGGACGGTGGAGTGCCGTGGTGCAACTCGGCAGGGGCCTTTGCCAAGCCGGTGGCGGAGTCCGCGTTAGGACTTCTGCTCTCCCAAGCACATCACCACAAAGCCTTCGCGCTGGCGAAATCGTGGTCGGTGTCGAAAGAGCTTGATGAGTCCCAGGCCTGGCTTTATGACCAGCAGGGGCCGAAACATGTGCTGATTGTGGGAGCGGGAGGCATCGGGAAGCAGCTCATTGCGTACTTGAAGCCTTTCGGTGTGCGTATTACCGCGGTTAACCGTTCGGGGCGCGTGGTTGACGGCGCTGATGCCACCATCCCCATCGAGCGCGTCGATGAGGTGTGGAGCGAGGCTGACTTCGTAATCAACATCCTGCCCACCACGACGGCGACGGAGCACTTCTTTGATGCTGCAGTTTTTCGTGCCATGAAGGACTCGGCGCTGTTTATCAACGTCGGCCGCGGCAGCACGGTGGTCACCGATGACCTTGTGAATGCGCTGCGTGAAGGTCACATTGCCGGCGCGGGATTAGAAGTCGTTGACCCGGAGCCGCTGCCGGATGGCCACCCGCTCTACGATCTACCTAATGCCACGATGACGCCACATATGGGTGCATCCTTTCAGGTGGCCGAGCACCACATGGGTGCTATTTTCAACGCCAACGCCGCTGCGTGGGAGCGCGGCGACCCCATGCCCACGCGCGTCGACCCGCGCGCCGGATATTAG
- the proB gene encoding glutamate 5-kinase, which translates to MSTEQDNQLDYPLPLEPFEGPTPDMDYPETPTLSDKSSGFSSPLREQISKAKRIVIKIGSSSLTRDDFVTSTEKIDKIVDAVCARMNVSDIIIVSSGAVAAGMGPLGLTQRPTDLATKQAAAAVGQVHLAYEWGVSFARYNRTIGQVLLTASDVGKRERARNAQRTIDRLRQMRTVPIVNENDTVATSEMHFGDNDRLSALVANLVSADALFLFSDVDGLYDKNPAEPDAKFVEEVRTGKDLKEVVAGDGGKVGTGGMATKVSAARLATRGGIPVLLTSTDNIGQALDDASVGTVFHTREERRLSAWKFWALYCADAGGSLRLDEGAMEAVVRGGNSLLAVGLTDIKGEFNAGEIVDIMGPKGQVIGRGEVGYDSTTLRGLMGKHTDELPEELRRPVVHADYLSNFASRI; encoded by the coding sequence ATGTCAACTGAACAGGACAACCAGCTCGACTATCCTCTCCCTCTCGAACCTTTCGAGGGGCCAACCCCGGACATGGACTATCCGGAGACTCCCACGCTCTCGGATAAATCCAGTGGCTTCTCCTCTCCGCTGCGTGAACAGATTTCGAAAGCCAAGCGCATCGTCATCAAGATCGGTTCCTCCTCGCTCACGCGCGATGACTTCGTCACCTCCACGGAGAAAATCGACAAGATCGTGGATGCTGTGTGTGCCCGCATGAATGTCTCCGACATCATCATTGTCTCCTCCGGTGCTGTGGCCGCCGGCATGGGCCCCTTGGGCCTGACACAGCGCCCAACTGACCTCGCCACCAAGCAGGCAGCGGCGGCAGTCGGCCAGGTCCACCTCGCGTACGAGTGGGGCGTGTCCTTTGCACGCTACAACCGCACCATTGGACAGGTGCTGTTGACGGCGTCGGACGTCGGCAAGCGCGAACGTGCCCGCAACGCCCAGCGCACGATTGATCGTTTGCGCCAGATGCGCACCGTGCCCATCGTTAACGAAAATGACACCGTGGCAACCTCCGAGATGCACTTTGGTGATAATGACCGCCTGTCCGCGCTCGTGGCCAATCTCGTGAGCGCCGATGCGCTTTTCTTGTTCTCCGACGTCGACGGCCTGTATGACAAGAACCCGGCCGAGCCCGATGCGAAATTCGTTGAGGAGGTGCGCACCGGTAAGGATCTGAAGGAGGTCGTGGCTGGTGACGGCGGCAAGGTCGGCACCGGCGGCATGGCCACTAAGGTCTCCGCTGCTCGCCTGGCCACCCGTGGCGGCATCCCGGTGCTGCTGACGTCGACGGACAACATCGGCCAGGCGCTTGACGACGCCTCCGTGGGCACCGTCTTCCACACTCGTGAGGAACGCCGCCTGTCCGCCTGGAAGTTCTGGGCGCTCTACTGTGCCGATGCTGGCGGATCCCTGCGTCTCGATGAAGGCGCGATGGAGGCCGTGGTGCGCGGCGGCAATTCCCTCTTGGCTGTGGGCCTGACCGACATCAAGGGCGAGTTTAACGCGGGCGAGATCGTTGACATCATGGGCCCGAAGGGCCAGGTCATTGGCCGCGGCGAGGTGGGCTATGACTCGACGACGCTGCGCGGACTCATGGGCAAGCACACGGATGAACTTCCCGAGGAACTGCGCCGCCCCGTGGTGCACGCAGATTACCTGTCCAACTTCGCCTCCCGAATCTGA
- the obgE gene encoding GTPase ObgE → MARFIDRVVLHLQAGDGGHGCASVHREKFKPLGGPDGGNGGHGGDILLEVSPQIHTLMDFHYRPHIKSERGGNGAGDMRNGARGEDLILEVPAGTVVYTEDGEMLADLTVPGTRFVAAEGGYGGLGNAALASAARKAPGFALQGEPGEARELVLELKSMADVGLVGFPSAGKSSLISVLSAAKPKIGDYPFTTLQPNLGVVDMGNESFTMADVPGLIPGAAEGKGLGLDFLRHIERTAVLAHVVDTASIEPGRDPVSDIEALENELAKYQELLEQDTGLGDLRERPRVIILNKADVPEAEELAEFVKDDLEEKFGWPVFIISAVARKGLDPLKYKLMEMVNEHRKSQPKVKADKNHTIIQPKSVGKKKGRFADFTITKDPEVEGGFIVEGEKIDRWIRQTDFENDEAVGYLADRLAKAGVEAELHKMGAKEGCPVTIGDITFEYEPMAGGRATDAGRGQDARLMSTERVSAAERKRASQARRGLVDEFDYGTDEEITRESANRDRWQG, encoded by the coding sequence ATGGCACGATTCATTGACCGAGTGGTATTGCACCTGCAGGCAGGCGACGGCGGCCACGGCTGCGCGTCCGTCCACCGCGAGAAGTTCAAGCCGCTCGGAGGCCCCGATGGCGGCAACGGCGGTCATGGCGGAGACATTCTCCTCGAGGTCTCTCCCCAGATCCACACCCTCATGGATTTTCACTACCGCCCGCACATCAAGTCGGAGCGCGGCGGCAACGGCGCCGGTGACATGCGCAACGGTGCGCGTGGCGAGGATCTGATCCTCGAGGTGCCAGCTGGCACCGTCGTCTACACCGAAGACGGCGAGATGCTCGCGGACCTCACTGTTCCCGGTACCCGATTTGTTGCAGCCGAGGGCGGCTATGGCGGTCTGGGCAACGCGGCGCTGGCATCGGCGGCGCGCAAGGCCCCGGGGTTTGCGCTGCAGGGCGAGCCCGGTGAGGCACGTGAGCTGGTTCTGGAGTTGAAGTCCATGGCGGACGTTGGCCTGGTGGGCTTCCCGTCGGCGGGTAAATCCTCGCTGATTTCGGTGCTCTCGGCCGCGAAGCCGAAGATTGGTGATTATCCCTTCACCACCCTCCAACCCAACCTGGGCGTTGTGGACATGGGCAATGAGTCCTTCACCATGGCCGATGTTCCGGGGCTTATCCCGGGGGCGGCCGAAGGTAAGGGCCTGGGCCTCGACTTCCTACGCCACATCGAGCGCACCGCGGTGCTGGCACACGTGGTGGACACCGCGTCGATTGAGCCCGGCCGCGACCCAGTCTCCGATATTGAGGCCCTCGAGAACGAGCTGGCCAAGTACCAGGAGCTGCTGGAGCAAGACACCGGCCTCGGTGACCTGCGCGAGCGCCCCCGCGTCATCATCCTCAATAAGGCCGATGTGCCGGAGGCAGAGGAGCTCGCTGAATTTGTCAAGGACGACCTTGAGGAAAAGTTCGGCTGGCCGGTCTTCATCATCTCCGCGGTGGCGCGCAAGGGACTCGACCCACTGAAGTACAAGCTCATGGAGATGGTCAACGAGCACCGCAAGTCCCAGCCCAAGGTTAAGGCGGATAAGAACCACACCATCATCCAGCCGAAGTCCGTGGGCAAGAAGAAGGGACGCTTCGCTGACTTCACCATCACCAAGGACCCGGAGGTGGAGGGCGGCTTCATCGTCGAGGGTGAGAAGATCGACCGCTGGATCCGCCAGACGGACTTCGAGAATGACGAGGCCGTGGGTTACCTCGCCGACCGCTTGGCCAAGGCCGGCGTGGAGGCCGAGCTGCACAAGATGGGCGCGAAGGAAGGCTGCCCGGTGACCATCGGGGATATCACCTTCGAGTACGAGCCTATGGCGGGCGGCCGCGCCACGGATGCCGGCCGCGGCCAGGACGCTCGCCTGATGAGCACCGAGCGCGTCTCCGCCGCGGAGCGCAAGCGCGCTTCCCAGGCGCGCCGAGGTTTGGTGGATGAGTTCGATTACGGCACGGATGAGGAGATCACGCGCGAGTCCGCGAACCGCGATCGCTGGCAGGGATAG
- the rpmA gene encoding 50S ribosomal protein L27 — protein MAHKKGASSSSNGRDSESKRLGVKRFGGQQVKAGEIIVRQRGTKFHPGENVGRGGDDTLFALAAGSVEFGTKRGRRMVNIVPAEEVAAEATA, from the coding sequence ATGGCACACAAGAAGGGTGCTTCCAGCTCCAGCAACGGTCGCGATTCCGAGTCCAAGCGCCTCGGCGTCAAGCGCTTCGGTGGTCAGCAGGTTAAGGCCGGCGAGATCATCGTGCGTCAGCGCGGCACCAAGTTCCACCCGGGTGAGAACGTTGGTCGCGGCGGCGACGATACCCTGTTCGCCCTCGCTGCCGGCTCCGTCGAGTTCGGCACCAAGCGCGGCCGCCGCATGGTCAACATCGTGCCGGCCGAAGAGGTAGCCGCAGAGGCCACCGCTTAA
- the rplU gene encoding 50S ribosomal protein L21, which yields MYAIVKTGGKQYKVAEGDLVKVEKIEGEPGSSVALTPVLLVDGATVKSKAADLEKVSVSAEIVEQGKGPKIDILKYKNKTGYKKRQGHRQPVTTLKITGIK from the coding sequence ATGTACGCGATCGTCAAGACCGGCGGCAAGCAGTACAAGGTTGCTGAAGGTGACCTCGTCAAGGTCGAGAAGATCGAGGGTGAGCCGGGTTCCTCCGTTGCTCTCACCCCGGTTCTGCTCGTCGATGGCGCAACCGTCAAGTCGAAGGCAGCTGACCTGGAGAAGGTCTCTGTCTCCGCTGAAATTGTCGAGCAGGGCAAGGGCCCGAAGATCGACATCCTCAAGTACAAGAACAAGACTGGTTACAAGAAGCGTCAGGGCCACCGTCAGCCGGTGACCACGCTGAAGATTACCGGTATCAAGTAA